The stretch of DNA ACTACCCCCTAAAATTCCATTTGCTAACATAGAAGAAAAAAATGAAACATCATTTTTTCTTAAATGAACAGGGCTCCCTATACAAATAGAGGATTGAGTTGTACTCGGAAGATCTATAATATTTATTTCTGAACTTGATGGAATATTGTATTCATTTTTTATAGCTTCTTCTATATAAGTTTTTTTTTCCCATGTGGAAAAATAAAGATTACATAATTTTTCTACTTCTTTTCTAGAGATATCGCCTATAAAAGAAATATAGGAAATATTTGGCACATAATATTTATTATGTATCTTTTTAAGATCATCAGAAGTAATATTTTTAATAGATTCTTCTGTTTCATACTCTCCGTATGGATGATCACTTCCAAAATATAAAATATTTTTAACACGTTCTAAAATAGAATTAGGATCTTTTTCTGAAATATTTATATCTATTATTCTTTGTTTAATAATTCTTTCTAATTCTGAAGAATTATCAAAATCATTATTTATCACAATATCACTGATAATAGAAACAGATTTAGTTAAATACTTTTTCAAAGTACAAACAAATATTTCTGAAAATGAAGTATATAGATTTATTCCCATATAATCGACAACATCATCTAATTCTTCTTTAGAATAATTTTTTGTTCCAGCTCTAAGCATTTGACTAAAAATTTTTCTTATTCCAGATTTATATTTTTCTAAAAAAGGTTGATAATCAAATTCTAATCCTATTCTAACTATAGGTAGTTTATGATTCTCTACGATTAAAACTCTTAATCCATTTTCCATTTGGAAAAATTCTGGATTTTCAATATTAATTACTTTATTTCTTTTTAATCTCTTAGGAGGAAGATTACGATTTACCCTTTTATTATATATATTTGTAAACATGATTAATTGTATGAAAAAAAACTAACATAATATTATTATTTTCTATTGTTTTCTGGTTCTGGAACATTATATAAACGAACTCTGTTATTTATATTTAAATATTTATTGGCTACTCTTTTCACATCTTCTACTGTTATTTTTCTGTATATATCAATATCTGTATTAATTAATCCAGCATCCTTATAATATAAATAATAATGAATTAAATTAGATGCTATTCCTCCCATAGAATAATTATCGGAAATAAACTTCCTTTCAAAACAATTTCTTTGCTTTTCTAATTCATATTGTGATATTCCTTTTTCTTTTAAAAAATCTATCTCTTCATCTATAACTTTTGTTAAGTGATCTAAATCAACACCTGGAGTTGTTAAGCCATAAATAATAAATATTCCATAATCCTCCATAAGGTCTAAAAAAGAACCTGCATAAGAAGCTTTTTGCTTGATATTAACAATATTTTTTATTATTCTAGAACTCTCTCCAGAAGAAAGAATATGATCAATTATCCTTAATACATAAGTATCTTTATCAAAGATATTTGGGAGTCTATATGCTAAAAATAGACCTGGGACTTTTGAGTTTTTATCTACATATGTAGATACAATTTCTTTTTCAATTGGATCTTCTTTTATAAAAATTCTTTTTGTTTCAAAATCTATTTTTCCTTTAGGAACAATTGAAAAATACTCTTTAACTAATTCTCTAGTTTCTATCATATCAAAATCCCCTGCAATAACTAAAATTGCATTGTTCGGAACATAATATTTTTTATAAAACTTTTTATAATCATTTTCTGTAGCTTGATCTAAATCTTTTTCAAGTCCTATAATTGGATATCTATAAGGATGTTTTTTAAATAATAAATAAGGTATTGTTTCATATAATGCTGTAACATAAGGTTGATTTTCTACACGCATTTTTTTCTCTTCTTTCACTACTTCTCTTTGTATATTAATGCTTTCTTTATCTACTTTCGCGTGAAGCATTCTTTCAGATTCTAACCATAATGCTAAAGGTAAACTATCTGATGGTAAAATTTCATAATAACAAGTAGTATCTTGATTAGTATAAGCATTATTTTTTCCTCCATTAGAAGCTATGTATTTAAAATAATCTCCTTTTTTAAGATTTTTAGATCCTTCAAACATAAGATGTTCAAAAAAATGTGCAAATCCTGACTTTCCTGGTTCTTCATCTTTGCTTCCGACATGATACAATACAGATACAAAAACTAATGGATTTGTTTTTTCTTGATGTAAAATTACATGTAACCCATTTGATAGTTTTTCTTCAAAAAATTGAATATTATATGATTGTTTAGAGCTAAATTTATTATTAATTATCATGATTATTCATAATTATCGTTATTATCATTCAAGTGAAAACAAAATTTTATCATAAGTATGCGAAATAAAATTAAAAAATTAGTAAGAGAAAATAATTTACAATTTTTTTTTTCTTAAAAATGTATTTTTTTTCTTTTATTCTATTTTTGTTATAAAAATTATGAACCTGTTTTATTTATATTGATTATGAAAAAATCTTTGTTTTCTATTTTTATTGTGATTAATATTTTATTTTCATGTATAAAAGCAAAAGAAGATGTACAGAAAATAGAAGGAAATGCTGAAAAAGGAATTGATTTATTTAAAAAAAATTGTACTGCATGTCATTCCTTAGATTTAGAAAAAAAAATGATAGGCCCTGCTTTATATGGAATAACAAAAAAAAGAAATCGAGAATGGCTACACAGATGGATTAAAGATAATAAATCTCTAAGGAAAAGTGGAGATAAAGATGCGATATCTATTTATCAAGAATTTGGTAATATTGAAATGAACTCATTCCCTAAATTATCTGAAAAACAGATAGATGATATTTTATTTTTTATTGAAAATCCAATAACAAAAAAAAAAGAAATAACTAATGACATAGAAAAAAATGAAAATACTGAAAACGAAATTTTAGAAAAAAAATTTTTAATAAAACTGATTTTTTTATGTTTTAGTATTTTATCTTTAATCATTTTATGGATATTATATAGAATTTATATTTTAACTAGATTATTAAATGAAGGGGAAGAGCCTATTTTTACAAAAACAGATTTCTTTTTAAAGAAGATCTATAATAGATTAGGAAATAGTTCAGTAAAATGGAAATCATTATCCTGTTTTTTAGGATTATTTTTATTTTTTTGTATATACCAAACTTGGCTATTTTCAATGAAAATAGATGTAAATAAAGGGTATAAACCTGAACAGCCTATTTATTTTTCACATAAAATTCATTCCGGAATAAATGAAATTGATTGTGAATATTGTCATTCAAGTGCAAAAAATGGAAAAACTTCTGGAATACCGTCTATAAATGTTTGCATGAATTGTCACATTACCATAGAAAAATATAATGGTGACTATATAGAAAAAGGAAAAAGTAGAGAAGAATATAATAGAGAAATACAAAAAATTTATCATTCAATAGGATTTGATCCTAGTAATAGAGAATATTCTAGAAAAATTTATCCAGTAAAATGGATTCGAATACATAATATGCCAGATTTTGTTTATTTCGATCATTCTCAGCATATAATAAGTGGAGAAAAATCAATAAAAAAATTAAAAAAAGTAAATTTAGTTTGCAATGCTTGCCACGGGGAAGTTCAAAAAATGGATCAAACAGAAATGTATAATGATTTCACTATGGAATGGTGTATATCTTGTCATAGACAAGCAGAAATAGATAAAGAAAATAAATATTATAAAAAATATTTTTCTAAAAAAATAAAAGAAAATAAAAAAATAACCATAGGAATGATAGGTGGAATAGAATGTGCTAAATGTCATTATTAATTAAAAATCAAATAATTAAATAATTGTTGTAGTATGAAATCAAATAAAGAAAAAATAAATTATGTAAAAGTTTTTTTTAATGGAAAAACATCAAGAAGAGATTTTTTAAAATGGATAGGATTTAGTACCGCATCAGTTACCCTAGCAGCATGTAAAGGCCCTGTAATAAAATCTATTCCTTATATTGTAAAACCGGATCAAATTAATTTAGGAAATCCTACTTATTATGCTACAACTATGTTAGATTCTTTTGACGTAGCAAGCGTTTTAGTAAAAACAAGAGAAGGTAGACCTATTAAAATAGAACCTAATTTAACCTCAAAATATTTCAATACTACTTCAGCTAGAATACAATCTTCTTTATTATGCCTTTACGATGAAAAAAGATTAAAATTTCCTATTTTAAAAGGGAAAAAAAGTTCATGGGAAGAAATAGATAAATATGTAATACAACACCTAAAAAAAATAGATAAAAAGGTTATTTTTCTTTCTTGTTCGTTCCCTAGTTATTCTACTAAAAAATTATTTAATGATTTTAAAAAATCACATCCGAATGCTGAATGGGTAACTTATGATGCAATTTCATATTCTAAAATGTTAGATGCTAGCAAAGAAATATTTAATGTTCGTGCTTTCCCTTTTTTTGATCTATCAGAATCGGAATTAATTATTTCATTTGATGCAGATTTTTTAGGAGATTGGAGTCCAGAAAATATGGGAAAATACTACGTAAATAGAAGATCTCCTAAAAAATCTATGATTCAACATATACAAATAGAAAGTAACATGAGTTTATCTGGAGCTAATGCAGATTTACGGATACCAAAAAAACCTTCTGAAATTAGAAAAATATTGTTTCAAATTTTTCAAAAAATATTATATGGAAAGGAACCAGAAAATGAAATAGCCAATAAAATATCTACGTTAATTAATAATAAAGGATCAAAAAGTGTAATTCTTGCAGATGGAGATGAAGAATCTTATAAATATTCTCTTTTAATTAACAAAAAAATTAATAGTAATTCTCTGAAAAAAAATAAATTCATTCTGTCAAAAGAAAGTAATGATGAAAAATTTTTTTCTTTTATAAAAGATTTAGAAAAAGGAAATGTAGACGCTTTATTTATTCATTATACTAATCCTTTGTATAGTCTTCCTCATTATATTTCTGAAAAAGTGAAAAAATATATAAATAAAGTTCCATTAACGGTATCTTTTTCTATGAATAAAAATGAAACAAATGAAATCACAGATGTTGTAGCACCTATTCCACACTGGTTAGAATCTTGGGGAGATACTCACACTTTAAGTAATATATATACATTAATTCAACCTACTATACAATCGATATTTAATACTAGACAATTCCAAGATTCCTTAATACTTTGGGGGAATATAAAAGAAAAAAATTTTTATGATTATTTGAAAAAAGTATGGGAAAAAAATATTATTCCAAAATCAAATGTCACCTCTTTTAATGAAGCTCTTTTCCATGGAGTGGTAGAAACAGATTATGAAAAACAAAAAATTAATATTAATAATGAATACAACAAAAAAGAATATAATCATATTAAATTATCTAAAGAAAAAATTTTAAAACAAAGTTTTGAACTTAGATTATATACGAAAATAGGGATGGGAGACGGTAATCAATATAATAATCCGTGGTTACAAGAATTTCCAGATCCTATTACAAGAGCTACATGGGGAAATTATATAACAATATCTCATCTTGATGCAAAAAAAATGAAATTAGAAAATTGGAATAGTGTAGATGGAGCTTTAAATGGAGATTGTATCAACTTAATTAAGGATGGAAAAGTATTTATCAAAGATATTCCTATTTTGATTCAACCAGGACAAGCTATAGGATCTATAGGATTAGCCTTTGGTTATGGTCAAGAAATAGGAAAACTGACACAATTATGTAATGGTAAAAATGGATATAAAATATATGATAATTTCAATATTATACAAAAGAATATTCAAATAAAAAAAACTTATAAAACCTATAAATTTGCTTGTATACAAGTTCAAAATACAAAATTAGATAGAGATTTAGTTAGAGATGTAGATTTAAAAACATTTTTAAAATATCCTAAAGAAATTTGGAATAAAGAAGAAAAAATTCCTACTTATAAAGGAATGAAATTTATTAATGATATTCCATCGTTTGGAATAGAAAATAATGAAAAAAAGGAAGGACACCATTTTAAATTATCTATAGATTTAAATTCTTGTATTGGTTGTGGATCTTGTGTTATTGCATGTCAATCAGAAAATAACATTCCAGTTGTTGGAAAAGAAGAAATAAAAAAATCAAGAGATATGCATTGGGTAAGAGTTGATAGATATTATTCTACAAATAAAAATCAAGAAGAAAATTACGATAATCCAAAAATATATTTTCAACCTGTTATGTGCCAACATTGTGATTATGCTCCTTGTGAAACTGTATGCCCAGTAGGAGCAACATCTCATGGAGAACAAGGACAGAATATGATGGCTTATAATCGTTGTGTAGGAACTAGATATTGTGCTAATAATTGTCCTTACAAAGTAAGACGTTTTAATTGGTTTGATTATGCTAATAATAAAAAATTTAACTTTAACATGAATAATCCTCTTGGAAAAATGGTTCTTAATCCAGATGTAGTTGTTAGAAGTAGAGGAGTAATGGAAAAATGTTCTCTTTGCATACAAAGAACACAGTACACCATAAGTGTAGCAAAAAAAGAAAATAGAAGTATAAAAGATAGAGAATTTGAAACAGCTTGTAGTATATCTTGTCCTACTAACGCCATCACATTTGGAGATTTCAATGATAAAAATAGTTTGATCTCCAAAAAATTAGAAGATAAAAGATCTTACAAACTCCTTGAGTTTATAGGGATACGACCTAATGTTTCTTATCAAGTAAAGGTAAGAAATGAAATATAATATAGTTTTTCAAAAAAATGAAATGAGGAAAAAATATGGAAAAAAATTATGAATCATCATCCATAAGAGAGACTTTAATTTTAGGAAAAAAAACGTTAAAAGATGTAAGTAATGATGTATTAAGACCTATAGAAAACAAAGCAGGAAATGTATGGAAAATTTCTATTATTATATCAATAATAGCATTTATGTGGGGGATGGTATGCATTATTTATACTATAGGAACAGGAATTGGAGTATGGGGGTTAAATAGAACTATTAATTGGGCTTGGGATATTACCAATTTTGTTTGGTGGGTAGGTATTGGGCATGCAGGTACTTTAATTTCTGCTGTTTTATTATTATTCCGTCAAAAATGGCGTTTATCTATTAATAGATCTGCGGAAGCTATGACGATTTTTGCAGTAATTCAAGCTGGCTTATTTCCTATTATTCACATGGGAAGGCCATGGAATGCTCATTGGGTTTTACCTATTCCTAATCAATTTGGAAGTTTATGGCCAAATTTCAATTCTCCATTATTATGGGATGTATTTGCTATTAGTACATATTTTTCTGTATCTACTGTATTTTGGTTTATAGGATTAATTCCAGATTTTGCTATGATTAGAGATAGGGTTAAAAATCCTTTTCAAAAAAAAATTTACAATATTTTAAGTTTTGGTTGGGGAGGAACATCAAGAGAATGGCAAAAATTTGAAGAAGTATCTTTAGTATTAGCCGGCTTATGCACTCCATTAGTTTTCTCTGTGCATACTATAGTCTCATTTGATTTTTCTACTTCTGTAATTAAAGGATGGCATAGTACAATATTTCCTCCTTATTTCGTAGCAGGAGCTATATTTTCAGGTTTTGCTATGGTACAAACTTTATTAGGTGTAGCAAGAAAAGCACTTTCTTTAGA from Blattabacterium cuenoti encodes:
- a CDS encoding M16 family metallopeptidase → MFTNIYNKRVNRNLPPKRLKRNKVINIENPEFFQMENGLRVLIVENHKLPIVRIGLEFDYQPFLEKYKSGIRKIFSQMLRAGTKNYSKEELDDVVDYMGINLYTSFSEIFVCTLKKYLTKSVSIISDIVINNDFDNSSELERIIKQRIIDINISEKDPNSILERVKNILYFGSDHPYGEYETEESIKNITSDDLKKIHNKYYVPNISYISFIGDISRKEVEKLCNLYFSTWEKKTYIEEAIKNEYNIPSSSEINIIDLPSTTQSSICIGSPVHLRKNDVSFFSSMLANGILGGSAQSRLFLNLREKKAYTYGAYSILKSDKYIGCFSVYTQVRNEVTDEAIKDILKEISNMAKDKVSSEELNIKKNEISGQFILDLEDLNRVSDLFICELKNELPKGFYKNYLNNIKSVTIDDVYKSCNNEKLFPNKRIIIVGKSTEIFPKIKKLGIPIRYFDKFGNPLN
- a CDS encoding M16 family metallopeptidase, whose product is MIINNKFSSKQSYNIQFFEEKLSNGLHVILHQEKTNPLVFVSVLYHVGSKDEEPGKSGFAHFFEHLMFEGSKNLKKGDYFKYIASNGGKNNAYTNQDTTCYYEILPSDSLPLALWLESERMLHAKVDKESINIQREVVKEEKKMRVENQPYVTALYETIPYLLFKKHPYRYPIIGLEKDLDQATENDYKKFYKKYYVPNNAILVIAGDFDMIETRELVKEYFSIVPKGKIDFETKRIFIKEDPIEKEIVSTYVDKNSKVPGLFLAYRLPNIFDKDTYVLRIIDHILSSGESSRIIKNIVNIKQKASYAGSFLDLMEDYGIFIIYGLTTPGVDLDHLTKVIDEEIDFLKEKGISQYELEKQRNCFERKFISDNYSMGGIASNLIHYYLYYKDAGLINTDIDIYRKITVEDVKRVANKYLNINNRVRLYNVPEPENNRK
- a CDS encoding c-type cytochrome codes for the protein MKKSLFSIFIVINILFSCIKAKEDVQKIEGNAEKGIDLFKKNCTACHSLDLEKKMIGPALYGITKKRNREWLHRWIKDNKSLRKSGDKDAISIYQEFGNIEMNSFPKLSEKQIDDILFFIENPITKKKEITNDIEKNENTENEILEKKFLIKLIFLCFSILSLIILWILYRIYILTRLLNEGEEPIFTKTDFFLKKIYNRLGNSSVKWKSLSCFLGLFLFFCIYQTWLFSMKIDVNKGYKPEQPIYFSHKIHSGINEIDCEYCHSSAKNGKTSGIPSINVCMNCHITIEKYNGDYIEKGKSREEYNREIQKIYHSIGFDPSNREYSRKIYPVKWIRIHNMPDFVYFDHSQHIISGEKSIKKLKKVNLVCNACHGEVQKMDQTEMYNDFTMEWCISCHRQAEIDKENKYYKKYFSKKIKENKKITIGMIGGIECAKCHY
- a CDS encoding 4Fe-4S dicluster domain-containing protein, which produces MKSNKEKINYVKVFFNGKTSRRDFLKWIGFSTASVTLAACKGPVIKSIPYIVKPDQINLGNPTYYATTMLDSFDVASVLVKTREGRPIKIEPNLTSKYFNTTSARIQSSLLCLYDEKRLKFPILKGKKSSWEEIDKYVIQHLKKIDKKVIFLSCSFPSYSTKKLFNDFKKSHPNAEWVTYDAISYSKMLDASKEIFNVRAFPFFDLSESELIISFDADFLGDWSPENMGKYYVNRRSPKKSMIQHIQIESNMSLSGANADLRIPKKPSEIRKILFQIFQKILYGKEPENEIANKISTLINNKGSKSVILADGDEESYKYSLLINKKINSNSLKKNKFILSKESNDEKFFSFIKDLEKGNVDALFIHYTNPLYSLPHYISEKVKKYINKVPLTVSFSMNKNETNEITDVVAPIPHWLESWGDTHTLSNIYTLIQPTIQSIFNTRQFQDSLILWGNIKEKNFYDYLKKVWEKNIIPKSNVTSFNEALFHGVVETDYEKQKININNEYNKKEYNHIKLSKEKILKQSFELRLYTKIGMGDGNQYNNPWLQEFPDPITRATWGNYITISHLDAKKMKLENWNSVDGALNGDCINLIKDGKVFIKDIPILIQPGQAIGSIGLAFGYGQEIGKLTQLCNGKNGYKIYDNFNIIQKNIQIKKTYKTYKFACIQVQNTKLDRDLVRDVDLKTFLKYPKEIWNKEEKIPTYKGMKFINDIPSFGIENNEKKEGHHFKLSIDLNSCIGCGSCVIACQSENNIPVVGKEEIKKSRDMHWVRVDRYYSTNKNQEENYDNPKIYFQPVMCQHCDYAPCETVCPVGATSHGEQGQNMMAYNRCVGTRYCANNCPYKVRRFNWFDYANNKKFNFNMNNPLGKMVLNPDVVVRSRGVMEKCSLCIQRTQYTISVAKKENRSIKDREFETACSISCPTNAITFGDFNDKNSLISKKLEDKRSYKLLEFIGIRPNVSYQVKVRNEI
- the nrfD gene encoding NrfD/PsrC family molybdoenzyme membrane anchor subunit — its product is MEKNYESSSIRETLILGKKTLKDVSNDVLRPIENKAGNVWKISIIISIIAFMWGMVCIIYTIGTGIGVWGLNRTINWAWDITNFVWWVGIGHAGTLISAVLLLFRQKWRLSINRSAEAMTIFAVIQAGLFPIIHMGRPWNAHWVLPIPNQFGSLWPNFNSPLLWDVFAISTYFSVSTVFWFIGLIPDFAMIRDRVKNPFQKKIYNILSFGWGGTSREWQKFEEVSLVLAGLCTPLVFSVHTIVSFDFSTSVIKGWHSTIFPPYFVAGAIFSGFAMVQTLLGVARKALSLEDYITRNHIEYMNMIILLTGGIVLTAYISEFFLAWYSGNTFEKFIYFSLEASKGPFWWAFWALIICNVIVPQFLWIKSIRRSFFWSYIIAIIINVGMWFERFDIIVLNLSRDYIPSSWTGFIPSFVDVGIFIGTIGFFFTLYLLYVRVFPVISQSELKTILKLNSSNNKKNE